The Miscanthus floridulus cultivar M001 chromosome 17, ASM1932011v1, whole genome shotgun sequence genome has a window encoding:
- the LOC136516195 gene encoding peroxidase 2-like — MATSACQALVIMVIAAAAMATASGTALQYNFYSSSCPKAEEAVRNATQKIISNDPTMGAAFVRLFFHDCFVRGCDASILLDQSNSNSQPEKLAIPLRGYVEVNTIKAAVEAVCPGVVSCADILAYAARDSAILSGGFAFAMPGGRRDGFVSDMNNIFGNLPAPNMQVQDLITSFDNKGLNPTDLVALSGAHSFGQTHCSFVTPRLYPTVDTTMNATFAQGLKAVCPPPSQGGGGTVLNNNRVTDPNKLSNQYYSNLATGQVMFTSDQTLTSSNTTNKMVQDNAANPIAWMARFAGAMVKMGGIQVLTGTQGEIRRVCGATNSGN; from the exons ATGGCGACCTCGGCATGCCAGGCCTTAGTGATCATGGTGATCGCTGCAGCTGCGATGGCCACGGCGTCTGGTACGGCATTGCAGTACAACTTCTACAGCTCGTCATGCCCAAAAGCCGAGGAGGCGGTCCGCAATGCCACTCAGAAGATCATCTCCAACGACCCCACCATGGGCGCTGCCTTTGTGCGTCTCTTCTTCCATGACTGTTTCGTCAGG ggTTGCGACGCTTCCATTCTGCTCGACCAGTCCAATAGCAACTCACAGCCGGAGAAGTTAGCCATCCCTCTACGTGGTTACGTTGAAGTGAACACGATCAAGGCAGCCGTGGAGGCCGTCTGCCCCGGCGTCGTCTCCTGCGCCGACATCCTCGCCTACGCCGCGCGCGATTCAGCCATCCTCTCTGGCGGCTTCGCCTTCGCCATGCCCGGCGGCCGGCGCGACGGATTCGTGTCCGACATGAACAACATTTTCGGGAACCTCCCTGCACCGAACATGCAGGTCCAGGACCTCATCACGAGCTTCGACAACAAGGGCCTCAACCCCACCGACCTGGTGGCGCTCTCCGGCGCGCACTCCTTCGGCCAAACGCACTGTTCCTTCGTCACGCCCCGGCTGTACCCCACCGTGGACACGACCATGAACGCCACCTTCGCTCAAGGGCTCAAGGCAGTGTGCCCTCCGCCATCACAAGGTGGCGGCGGCACCGTGCTGAACAACAACCGTGTGACAGACCCGAACAAGCTGAGCAACCAGTATTACTCCAACTTGGCCACCGGGCAGGTGATGTTCACGTCGGACCAGACACTGACGAGCAGCAACACCACCAACAAGATGGTGCAGGACAACGCTGCCAACCCGATCGCGTGGATGGCACGGTTCGCAGGGGCAATGGTGAAGATGGGAGGCATCCAGGTGCTTACGGGCACCCAGGGTGAGATCAGGAGAGTCTGCGGCGCCACCAACAGCGGTAACTGA